The proteins below are encoded in one region of Sinorhizobium meliloti:
- the rfbC gene encoding dTDP-4-dehydrorhamnose 3,5-epimerase codes for MLEVRSLGLDGVLEIVPRRLGDERGFFSETYNAETLAAHGVAAIFVQDNHSYSAAAGTLRGLHYQLPPKAQAKLVRVVRGRVFDVVVDIRKGSPTFAKWVALELSAEKWNQILVPVGFAHGLVTLEPETEVLYKVSEHYSAEHERSIRYDDPEIGIGWPAATDRLQLSAKDRNAPLLHESILFEFTA; via the coding sequence ATGCTTGAAGTCAGGTCCCTGGGCCTCGACGGGGTTCTGGAAATCGTTCCGCGCAGACTCGGCGACGAGCGCGGCTTCTTTTCGGAGACCTACAATGCGGAGACCCTCGCCGCCCACGGCGTCGCGGCGATCTTCGTACAGGACAACCATTCCTATTCCGCGGCTGCGGGCACGCTGCGCGGCCTGCACTATCAGCTTCCGCCCAAGGCGCAGGCGAAGCTCGTTCGCGTTGTTCGAGGCAGGGTGTTCGATGTCGTGGTCGACATTCGCAAGGGTTCGCCGACCTTCGCGAAATGGGTCGCTCTCGAACTCTCGGCGGAGAAATGGAACCAGATTCTGGTGCCTGTCGGCTTCGCCCACGGCCTCGTGACGCTCGAGCCGGAAACGGAAGTTCTCTACAAGGTAAGCGAGCATTACAGCGCTGAGCATGAGCGGTCCATCCGCTACGACGATCCTGAGATCGGCATAGGCTGGCCTGCCGCTACCGACCGTCTGCAACTGTCCGCGAAGGACAGGAACGCACCACTGCTCCACGAATCCATTCTTTTCGAGTTCACCGCGTGA
- the rfbA gene encoding glucose-1-phosphate thymidylyltransferase RfbA, which translates to MKGIILAGGRGTRLYPVTISVSKQLLPVHDKPMIYYPLGMLMLAGIREILVITMPRDRPLFEELLGDGSQFGLAISYAEQPEPNGLAEAFIIGRDFIGNSSVALILGDNIFYGAGLPELCSDAAARPSGATIFAYRVDDPERYGVVSFDGETGRAETIEEKPELARSSWAVTGLYFYENSVLEIASSIKPSARGELEITDVNRAYLERGDLHVCRLGRGYAWLDTGTHDSLHDAASFVRTIEHRQGVKIMCPEEIALELGYVSADQVLQRADLLGKNDYAIYLRRRVRELSDA; encoded by the coding sequence ATGAAGGGCATCATCCTTGCGGGCGGCCGGGGAACCAGGCTCTACCCGGTTACAATCTCGGTTTCGAAGCAACTGCTCCCCGTCCATGACAAGCCGATGATCTATTACCCACTCGGCATGCTGATGCTGGCCGGTATTCGCGAGATACTGGTGATCACCATGCCCCGGGACCGGCCGCTGTTCGAGGAGTTGCTTGGGGACGGCAGCCAGTTCGGCCTCGCGATCTCCTATGCCGAGCAGCCGGAGCCGAACGGGCTCGCCGAGGCCTTCATCATCGGCCGGGATTTCATCGGCAACAGCTCCGTGGCGCTTATCCTCGGAGACAATATTTTCTACGGCGCCGGCCTGCCCGAGCTTTGCAGCGATGCAGCGGCCCGGCCGAGCGGTGCCACGATCTTCGCCTATCGTGTGGACGATCCCGAGCGCTACGGCGTCGTCAGTTTCGATGGAGAGACCGGGCGGGCCGAGACGATCGAGGAGAAACCTGAGCTGGCGAGATCGAGCTGGGCGGTGACCGGTCTTTATTTCTATGAAAACAGCGTGCTTGAGATCGCTTCTTCAATAAAACCTTCAGCACGGGGCGAACTGGAAATCACCGATGTCAACCGGGCCTATCTGGAGCGCGGCGACCTTCACGTCTGCCGCCTCGGGCGGGGGTATGCCTGGCTCGATACGGGCACGCACGACAGCCTGCACGATGCCGCTTCCTTCGTGCGCACGATCGAGCACCGGCAGGGCGTCAAGATCATGTGCCCGGAAGAGATCGCCTTAGAGCTCGGCTACGTTTCGGCGGATCAGGTGCTTCAGCGTGCCGACCTGCTCGGTAAAAACGACTATGCGATCTATCTTCGGCGACGGGTCAGGGAGCTCTCGGATGCTTGA